Proteins encoded in a region of the Acidobacteriota bacterium genome:
- a CDS encoding tetratricopeptide repeat protein → MLARFALLFALCFVPIQDPETVRQSEAQFARGVEAQQKGDLDGARQAYEAALKLIPNRIDALSNLGVVFAKLGQYDKAAENYKTALSVDPTEHDIRLNLGIAYFQMRHIEEARREFAQVVNAKPSSLQARQLLGVCQFQQGKMVEAIKNLEMVYSAQPENVGVAYVLGTAYLQNDQVEQGRVLIDKVFKYLPPAESHLILGALNSATRNHVGAVEELKLAAKLDPKLPTVHTQLGVSYLITGNRDLAIEEFRAELVNNPYDFMANLRLGWLLREDGNLDEAEPLLQRALEMRPDDIAALFHYAQLAQARGRTDQAVKLLERTVEIGKDFRQAYVLLARLYLKQKRTSDAERLRAIIDRLNEEEQKRQPTADKLSEPPRAVDRPIKPPQF, encoded by the coding sequence ATGCTTGCCAGATTCGCATTGTTGTTCGCGCTCTGTTTTGTTCCGATTCAAGACCCGGAAACGGTCCGTCAATCGGAGGCGCAATTTGCGCGCGGTGTCGAAGCCCAGCAAAAAGGCGATCTGGACGGAGCGCGGCAGGCTTATGAAGCCGCCTTGAAGCTGATTCCCAACCGGATTGACGCGCTGTCAAATCTGGGGGTGGTTTTTGCCAAACTCGGCCAATACGATAAAGCCGCAGAAAATTACAAAACTGCATTGTCGGTTGACCCAACCGAACACGACATTCGCTTAAATCTCGGAATTGCCTATTTCCAGATGCGACATATTGAAGAAGCTCGGCGGGAATTCGCCCAGGTTGTAAACGCGAAACCTTCCAGTTTACAGGCTCGGCAACTGTTGGGCGTTTGCCAGTTTCAACAGGGCAAAATGGTTGAGGCAATCAAAAATCTGGAAATGGTTTACAGCGCGCAGCCTGAAAATGTCGGTGTCGCGTATGTGCTTGGCACGGCGTATTTACAAAATGATCAAGTGGAACAGGGGCGCGTGCTGATTGATAAAGTTTTCAAGTATCTGCCACCGGCGGAAAGTCATTTGATTCTTGGCGCATTGAATTCTGCAACGCGAAATCACGTGGGAGCGGTGGAAGAGTTGAAACTGGCGGCAAAGCTCGACCCCAAGCTGCCCACCGTTCACACGCAACTTGGCGTGTCATATCTGATTACTGGCAATCGCGACCTGGCAATTGAAGAGTTTCGCGCAGAGTTGGTCAACAATCCGTATGATTTTATGGCCAATTTACGGCTGGGCTGGTTGCTGCGCGAAGACGGCAATTTGGATGAAGCCGAACCGTTGTTACAGCGCGCGCTGGAAATGCGACCGGATGACATTGCCGCGCTGTTTCATTATGCGCAATTGGCGCAAGCCCGCGGGCGTACTGATCAAGCCGTCAAGCTGTTGGAACGCACTGTGGAAATTGGAAAAGATTTTCGGCAAGCGTATGTGCTGCTCGCACGTTTGTACCTGAAACAGAAACGTACGTCGGACGCCGAACGGTTGCGAGCGATAATTGACCGTTTGAATGAAGAAGAGCAGAAACGGCAACCCACCGCCGATAAACTGTCGGAACCGCCCAGGGCCGTTGACCGCCCAATCAAACCACCGCAATTTTGA
- a CDS encoding tetratricopeptide repeat protein yields MKIQTKKRVFTLFVTTSLFGLILTTLPFAAFGQQTRPQRIKSTKTAQPSVPFEKVAAQAKEAREAGNLDEAITYYQKCVALKPRWDEGWWYLATILYDRDRYDEATKAFKQVAALRPQVGAPLAMLGLCEYRIGRYDEAFMHLQQGRQRGIGNNPDLVRIAQYHEGTLFLLRSDFETAQRIFMSLSRDGLNSQDLIFATGLAVLRISALPKQIDVNNHERELIRRAGLAQHYFAQLNVADARTEYERLVAEYPKAPNLQYAYGRFLVDTRDDEAGIAAFYREIENSPKHALARLQIAYIKSRNKEPEAGIKLAQEAVLANPRLPLGHYILGRLLFETGKNAEAIAELEVAQKMAPSEPRIYYTLARAYAKANRKDDADRARETFARLNKMAEDAKKRGDTRGDAIEEDEKDRESSRPKL; encoded by the coding sequence ATGAAGATTCAAACCAAGAAGCGTGTGTTTACCTTGTTTGTCACCACATCCTTGTTCGGATTGATATTGACGACGCTACCGTTTGCGGCATTTGGCCAACAAACAAGGCCACAACGAATAAAGTCAACCAAGACCGCGCAACCTTCCGTGCCCTTTGAAAAGGTCGCCGCCCAGGCCAAAGAAGCGCGCGAAGCCGGAAATCTGGATGAGGCGATCACCTACTACCAGAAATGCGTCGCCCTGAAACCGCGCTGGGACGAAGGGTGGTGGTACCTGGCGACGATCTTGTATGACCGCGACCGGTACGATGAAGCCACGAAAGCCTTCAAACAAGTCGCCGCTTTGCGTCCACAAGTCGGCGCGCCATTGGCCATGCTGGGATTGTGCGAATACAGAATCGGTCGTTACGACGAGGCCTTTATGCATTTGCAACAAGGTCGTCAGCGCGGGATCGGCAATAACCCGGACCTGGTTCGCATCGCGCAATATCACGAAGGCACGCTGTTTTTGTTGCGCAGCGATTTTGAAACGGCGCAGCGCATTTTCATGAGTTTGAGCCGTGATGGGTTGAACAGCCAGGATTTGATTTTTGCCACGGGATTGGCGGTGTTGCGCATTTCTGCTTTGCCCAAACAGATTGATGTGAACAATCACGAACGGGAACTAATCCGCCGCGCAGGATTGGCGCAGCATTACTTCGCCCAGTTGAATGTCGCCGATGCGCGAACCGAATACGAACGATTGGTCGCCGAATACCCCAAAGCGCCAAACCTGCAATATGCCTACGGCAGATTTTTGGTGGATACGCGCGACGATGAAGCGGGCATCGCGGCGTTTTACCGCGAGATCGAAAATTCACCCAAACACGCGCTGGCTCGGTTGCAGATTGCGTACATCAAATCCCGAAACAAGGAACCCGAAGCTGGAATCAAGCTGGCGCAGGAAGCCGTGCTTGCAAACCCACGATTGCCGTTGGGGCATTACATTTTGGGACGGTTGCTGTTTGAAACCGGCAAAAATGCCGAAGCCATTGCCGAACTGGAAGTCGCTCAAAAAATGGCGCCTTCTGAACCCAGAATCTATTACACGCTTGCGCGCGCTTACGCCAAAGCCAATCGCAAGGACGATGCCGATCGTGCCCGCGAAACCTTCGCCCGGTTGAACAAGATGGCCGAAGACGCCAAAAAACGTGGCGATACGCGGGGCGATGCGATTGAAGAAGACGAGAAAGACAGAGAAAGTTCTCGCCCCAAACTGTGA